One genomic region from Eremothecium gossypii ATCC 10895 chromosome I, complete sequence encodes:
- the TAH1 gene encoding Tah1p (Syntenic homolog of Saccharomyces cerevisiae YCR060W (TAH1)), producing the protein MVAPARNSDHLRSKGNDLYSKGEYETAVLYYKNASLAEPSNPVHLANMSMALLKLERWEDALSACDRALEIMKKGPVTDDKILQKVQWRKKLAHEHLAGTERDIKSTAQNVEARYCAIPIEEFDDLPTELQEL; encoded by the coding sequence ATGGTTGCCCCGGCTAGGAATTCAGACCATCTGAGGTCAAAGGGAAATGATCTTTACTCCAAAGGGGAGTACGAGACTGCGGTTCTGTATTATAAGAATGCCTCTTTGGCAGAACCTTCGAACCCAGTGCATCTTGCCAATATGTCCATGGCGCTACTCAAGCTGGAACGCTGGGAAGATGCGCTAAGTGCATGTGATAGAGCCCTAGAGATCATGAAGAAGGGGCCGGTGACAGACGACAAAATACTACAGAAAGTTCAATGGAGGAAGAAGTTAGCACATGAACACCTTGCTGGGACAGAGAGGGATATTAAAAGTACTGCCCAGAATGTGGAAGCACGGTACTGTGCTATTCCGATAGAGGAATTTGATGATCTACCGACAGAACTTCAAGAGCTCTAG
- the YIH1 gene encoding Yih1p (Syntenic homolog of Saccharomyces cerevisiae YCR059C (YIH1)), with the protein MALNEEVAEEISAVDAIYPGNLSRLSENRVLIRIPNYEEIAIQISFPSNYPAEEPPHILEISISHEKVQRYERSDLQPVCEELMASVYSKGFVCLFDFISELSNVLYERFGAQDDDTEDDELAERMGHLNLDPFDGWIASDPITDRSSTFIAYAAHVNSEEDACLRIDQLKTDNKISKCAHLMTAWRIHGENGVAYKDCDDDGEAAAGSRMLHLLNTMDAWDVVVAVARWFGGVHIGPDRFKHINSCTRDALIKGDFVSQAKAGSASKKTKK; encoded by the coding sequence ATGGCACTAAATGAGGAGGTAGCAGAGGAGATTTCTGCCGTAGATGCCATCTACCCTGGGAATCTCAGCAGGTTAAGCGAGAATAGAGTACTTATTAGGATTCCTAACTATGAAGAGATCGCCATACAAATATCATTTCCCTCTAACTATCCTGCGGAAGAGCCGCCCCACATCCTGGAGATATCGATCAGCCACGAGAAAGTTCAAAGATACGAGCGGAGTGATTTGCAGCCAGTTTGCGAGGAGCTGATGGCATCCGTTTACTCCAAAGGCTTTGTATGCCTTTTCGATTTTATCAGCGAGCTGAGCAATGTGCTGTACGAGAGATTTGGCGCGCAGGACGACGACACAGAAGACGATGAACTGGCGGAGAGGATGGGACACCTGAACTTGGATCCCTTTGACGGATGGATCGCTAGCGATCCAATTACGGATCGGAGCTCCACCTTTATCGCATACGCGGCGCACGTGAACTCCGAAGAAGACGCCTGTCTCAGGATAGATCAACTGAAGACCGACAACAAGATCTCAAAATGCGCGCATTTAATGACAGCATGGCGTATACACGGGGAGAACGGAGTAGCGTACAAAGACTGCGATGATGATGGCGAGGCAGCAGCCGGCAGCAGAATGCTACACCTACTGAATACCATGGACGCATGGGATGTCGTCGTGGCAGTAGCGCGATGGTTTGGCGGCGTACATATTGGCCCGGACCGCTTCAAGCACATTAACTCATGCACGCGTGACGCATTGATCAAGGGGGATTTTGTGTCCCAAGCGAAGGCAGGGTCGGCTTCGAAGAAGACCAAGAAATAA
- the MPP6 gene encoding Mpp6p (Syntenic homolog of Saccharomyces cerevisiae YNR024W (MPP6)), producing the protein MANNMAKEVSGKLSSRVMNMKFMRHAEQAEEEQRVEVEQRKFIDSSEWSIPGRRERLRQIPTPRPVVAVGHTVIRTIDAQGGQASATPGRRKFGSTPVEAADASGSETHTASTAEPKAEDLETLWKSEKRTKRPKTGAAERPGGVKKRNRQGAKN; encoded by the coding sequence ATGGCGAATAATATGGCCAAGGAAGTATCCGGCAAACTTTCAAGCCGTGTAATGAACATGAAGTTCATGAGGCATGCTGAGCAGGCCGAGGAAGAACAGAGGGTCGAGGTAGAGCAGCGGAAGTTCATAGATTCTTCAGAGTGGAGCATCCCTGGGCGGCGCGAAAGGCTGCGACAGATTCCTACGCCGCGACCGGTTGTGGCGGTGGGACACACTGTTATCAGGACGATAGATGCGCAAGGCGGTCAGGCGTCTGCAACTCCCGGGAGAAGGAAGTTCGGTAGTACGCCTGTGGAGGCTGCCGATGCGAGCGGTTCGGAGACTCATACAGCGTCTACAGCGGAACCCAAGGCTGAAGACCTGGAAACACTGTGGAAGTCTGAAAAGAGGACAAAGAGGCCCAAGACTGGTGCCGCAGAACGCCCGGGGGGTGTCAAGAAGAGGAACAGACAGGGGGCGAAGAACTGA
- the PWP2 gene encoding snoRNA-binding rRNA-processing protein PWP2 (Syntenic homolog of Saccharomyces cerevisiae YCR057C (PWP2)), with protein sequence MSYTTERSSKARHWTTMKSDFKFSNLLGTVYRQGNVVFSEDGTLLFSPVGNRVSVFDLIGNKSFTFEYEHRRNIARIDVNAQGTLLLSVDVDGRAILVNIKTRNVIHHFNFKDKVNDVKFSTDGKLFALACGRFLQIWRTPGVSAERQFAPFVRYRVHAGHFADITSLTWSRDSRFIISTAKDMTARIYSVNAEEKDLASMTFAGHRDYVMGAFFSADQEKIYTVSKDGALFQWEYTKNPALAEEDDEDEELDLSKYSWRITKKNYFYAKNAKVKCAAFHADSNMLIVGFSNGEFRMYELPDFTFIQQLSMGQNAVNTVAVNRSGEWLAFGSSTLGQLLVYEWQSESYILKQQGHFDALNALAYSPDGARIVTAAEDGKIKIWDIVSGFCLATFEEHTSSVTSVQFAKNGQIMFSSSLDGTVKAWDLMRFRNFRTFTATERIQFSCLAADPTGEVVCAGSLDNYDIQVWSVQTGQLLDTLSGHEGPVSCLSFSRENSILASASWDKTIRVWSIFGRSQQVEPIEAYSDVLDISMRPDGKQVAVSTLNGQLSFFDVETSRQVGNIDCKRDIISGRHLEDRFTSKNSARSKYFTTIHYSFDGLSIVAGGNNNSICLYDIPNEVLIKRFIVSRNMTLNGTMEFLNSSKMTEAGSLDLIDQDAENSDLEDRIDVSLPGSRRGGDMSTRRVRPEIRVTAVRFSPSANAFAAASTEGLLVYSVDDSVLFDPFDLDLDITPQAVLDALANGDYLHATVMAFRLNEEYLINKVYEAIPPDHISLLCSNLPVVYVPRILKFIGDFAMDSQHLEFNLLWVKFLLAAHGHYMVAHKHQFASALRAVQRFLGRVAKDVAAAARSNTHSHTFLTSTHSSLPMSGFGADDQELNSEHESSDEDMEMLSDTEGTWLGFSDKEKPVPLTNDDSDEDLI encoded by the coding sequence ATGAGCTACACCACTGAAAGATCAAGCAAGGCAAGGCATTGGACTACGATGAAGTCTGATTTCAAGTTTTCCAATCTGCTAGGCACTGTATACAGACAGGGAAATGTGGTGTTTTCGGAGGATGGAACGCTGCTATTCTCGCCCGTTGGCAACAGGGTATCGGTGTTTGACCTGATTGGTAACAAGTCGTTTACCTTTGAATATGAGCATAGAAGGAATATAGCGAGGATCGACGTCAATGCCCAGGGTACACTGCTTCTTTCGGTTGACGTGGACGGTCGGGCAATCCTTGTGAATATAAAGACGAGGAATGTGATACATCATTTCAACTTTAAGGACAAAGTAAACGACGTGAAGTTTTCGACAGACGGTAAGCTCTTTGCTCTGGCATGTGGGAGGTTTCTTCAGATTTGGCGGACTCCAGGGGTCAGTGCTGAGCGGCAGTTTGCGCCTTTTGTGCGCTACCGGGTCCACGCGGGGCATTTCGCCGACATCACATCGCTCACATGGTCGCGGGACTCACGGTTCATTATTTCGACCGCGAAGGATATGACCGCGAGGATATATTCTGTGAATGCGGAGGAGAAGGATCTAGCGTCGATGACTTTTGCTGGCCATCGTGACTACGTTATGGGGGCGTTTTTCAGTGCCGACCAGGAAAAGATATACACGGTGAGCAAGGACGGCGCTCTTTTCCAATGGGAGTACACTAAAAACCCTGCTCTGGCAGAGGAGGATGACGAAGACGAAGAGCTGGATCTATCTAAGTACAGCTGGAGAATCACCAAGAAGAACTACTTTTACGCGAAAAATGCGAAGGTCAAGTGTGCCGCATTCCACGCCGATTCTAACATGCTTATCGTTGGATTTAGCAATGGAGAGTTCCGCATGTACGAGCTGCCTGATTTCACCTTTATCCAGCAACTCTCCATGGGCCAGAACGCAGTGAACACAGTGGCTGTCAATCGCTCCGGAGAGTGGCTAGCGTTTGGGTCTAGCACACTGGGCCAGCTTTTGGTGTATGAGTGGCAATCAGAATCTTACATATTGAAGCAACAAGGTCACTTCGATGCATTGAATGCATTGGCTTATTCACCAGATGGTGCACGTATTGTGACCGCCGCGGAAGATGGTAAGATTAAAATCTGGGATATTGTATCTGGGTTTTGTCTTGCGACTTTTGAGGAGCATACATCGTCTGTCACCTCCGTGCAGTTTGCAAAGAATGGGCAGATCATGTTTTCTTCATCTCTAGACGGTACAGTTAAGGCCTGGGACCTCATGAGATTTAGGAATTTCAGAACATTCACTGCTACTGAACGGATACAGTTTTCTTGCTTGGCAGCAGATCCGACCGGTGAAGTTGTTTGTGCTGGATCTTTAGACAATTATGACATCCAAGTTTGGTCCGTTCAGACTGGTCAGTTGCTTGACACACTCTCTGGTCACGAAGGCCCAGTCTCTTGCTTGTCTTTCAGCCGGGAAAATAGCATACTAGCCTCTGCCTCTTGGGACAAAACTATAAGAGTGTGGTCGATATTTGGGCGGTCCCAGCAAGTCGAGCCTATAGAAGCATACTCTGATGTGCTGGATATTTCCATGAGACCTGATGGTAAGCAGGTCGCTGTCTCCACGCTGAATGGTCAGCTGTCATTCTTCGACGTTGAAACCTCACGGCAGGTTGGCAACATTGATTGCAAGAGGGACATCATATCAGGACGCCATTTAGAGGACCGGTTTACCTCAAAGAACTCGGCACGGTCCAAATATTTCACAACAATCCACTACAGCTTCGACGGTCTATCAATTGTTGCAGGTGGGAACAACAACTCTATTTGTCTCTACGACATACCGAATGAAGTGCTAATAAAACGTTTCATTGTTTCCAGAAACATGACTTTGAATGGAACCATGGAGTTCTTGAATTCGAGCAAGATGACTGAGGCAGGCTCTCTAGATTTGATTGATCAGGATGCTGAAAACTCAGACCTAGAGGACCGCATCGACGTAAGCCTACCCGGCTCGCGTAGAGGCGGTGACATGTCGACGCGCCGTGTCCGGCCTGAGATACGTGTCACAGCTGTGCGCTTTTCACCTTCTGCTAATGCATTCGCGGCGGCATCCACCGAGGGCCTGCTGGTATACTCTGTCGACGACAGCGTCCTCTTCGACCCATTTGATCTCGACCTAGATATCACACCACAGGCAGTTCTGGATGCTTTGGCCAACGGCGATTACCTGCACGCCACTGTCATGGCGTTCCGGTTGAACGAAGAGTACCTCATTAACAAGGTCTACGAGGCCATACCGCCCGACCACATCTCGCTTTTATGCTCCAACCTACCAGTCGTATATGTTCCCAGGATCTTGAAGTTCATTGGGGACTTTGCCATGGATTCCCAGCACCTGGAGTTCAACCTGCTGTGGGTAAAGTTTCTACTTGCTGCCCATGGCCATTACATGGTCGCACATAAACACCAGTTTGCTTCCGCCCTGCGGGCTGTGCAGCGTTTCCTCGGCAGGGTTGCGAAGGAcgtcgctgctgcggccAGATCCAACACGCATTCTCACACATTCCTGACATCTACGCACAGCAGCCTGCCCATGTCTGGCTTCGGCGCAGACGACCAGGAACTGAATTCAGAGCACGAGTCGTCGGACGAGGACATGGAAATGCTCTCTGACACTGAAGGGACTTGGTTGGGCTTTAGCGACAAAGAAAAGCCAGTTCCACTGACCAATGATGATTCGGACGAAGACCTAATATGA
- the CTR86 gene encoding Ctr86p (Syntenic homolog of Saccharomyces cerevisiae YCR054C (CTR86)), which yields MAHPSEVAQLGLLAKSVNNESAEFTGLSDALEKLGPIVRNSSLDHNYRKELSEDRAIWKEICDCLNGAHLDRVEEKEPRHLRMRAVRGMILLGRNLSVENQRLPQELALHSRVVELLAQVQCQYDEMEIALHKAAYELLYNLTRASATFDQQSLGNVCRALRYPLGAHGSRDLALPVSLYFLNMVRDDEFLFAFLKHPDADKIVYQFMLQGVIKNHTELFDVIDNKTHDLENLSSLGAIQMSIWSCLVTHASFSPYLERLESHNWEAFDTILRFAQLVVTSSEKWDKEQLTAITVWAFRIFESTASSVEEYTRRGIDDEAEASRLHQKLLVVLDILSVFSKYESIRKFIMFYNGVEVLINTLRYLQNHCMRINFTKAKSNMAATFKAYNSNYERVEDEGKIKSIINIETSSIKSTNFPECKSLIIEILGFLTYKNREVQDKCRELHGLELVLSNCVIDDNDPFIKERSIMCIRFLLEDNAENQSFVAQLEAKKAVNDDVLAEAGYEVKVGADGKIGLTKNPRAAVEDKMDLNLT from the coding sequence ATGGCGCATCCATCTGAGGTAGCTCAACTTGGGCTTCTGGCGAAAAGTGTCAATAATGAGAGCGCCGAATTCACAGGGCTTTCCGATGCTTTAGAAAAACTGGGCCCTATTGTGAGAAACTCATCGCTGGACCACAACTATAGAAAGGAGCTTTCTGAGGATAGAGCGATATGGAAGGAAATATGTGACTGCCTGAATGGTGCCCATTTGGACCGCGTAGAAGAAAAAGAGCCGAGGCACTTGCGGATGCGAGCGGTTCGTGGTATGATACTACTGGGGCGGAACCTCTCGGTCGAAAACCAAAGGCTGCCACAGGAGTTGGCGCTGCACAGTCGGGTTGtcgagctgctggcgcaggTGCAGTGCCAATACGATGAAATGGAAATAGCATTACACAAGGCGGCGTACGAGCTGCTGTACAACCTGACGCGAGCCAGCGCCACGTTTGACCAGCAGAGCCTAGGAAATGTGTGTAGGGCTCTGAGGTATCCCCTCGGCGCACATGGAAGCCGAGACCTGGCGCTGCCAGTGTCACTCTATTTCTTGAACATGGTTCGGGACGACGAATTCTTATTCGCCTTTCTAAAGCATCCGGATGCAGACAAGATTGTATATCAGTTCATGCTCCAAGGAGTCATCAAGAACCATACAGAGCTTTTTGACGTGATAGACAACAAAACTCATGATTTGGAAAACCTTTCCAGCCTTGGTGCTATACAGATGAGCATTTGGTCATGCCTCGTGACGCATGCATCCTTTAGCCCGTATTTGGAAAGACTGGAATCGCACAACTGGGAGGCTTTCGACACAATCCTTAGGTTTGCACAACTAGTCGTCACCAGCTCTGAGAAGTGGGACAAAGAACAGCTCACTGCCATAACGGTATGGGCTTTCCGGATATTTGAAAGTACTGCTAGTTCGGTTGAGGAGTACACCCGGCGGGGCATAGATGACGAAGCTGAGGCAAGCAGACTGCACCAAAAACTATTGGTGGTATTAGATATACTTTCTGTTTTTTCCAAGTATGAATCGATCCGCAAGTTCATTATGTTTTACAATGGCGTGGAGGTATTAATCAACACTTTACGGTACCTCCAGAATCATTGCATGAGAATAAACTTCACCAAAGCTAAGTCCAACATGGCGGCGACTTTTAAAGCCTACAATAGCAATTATGAAAGGGTTGAGGATGAAGGAAAAATCAAATCCATAATTAATATCGAGACCTCTTCCATCAAATCTACTAATTTTCCTGAATGCAAGTCACTAATTATAGAGATTCTGGGATTCCTTACCTACAAAAACAGGGAGGTCCAGGACAAATGTAGGGAGCTCCACGGTCTCGAGTTAGTACTGTCGAACTGCGTGATTGATGACAATGACCCCTTCATAAAGGAACGAAGCATAATGTGTATTCGTTTCCTGCTTGAAGACAACGCTGAGAACCAATCTTTCGTAGCTCAGCTGGAGGCCAAAAAGGCGGTAAATGATGATGTACTCGCAGAAGCTGGGTATGAGGTGAAGGTTGGCGCCGACGGCAAAATTGGCTTAACAAAAAACCCACGTGCGGCAGTAGAAGACAAAATGGATTTAAACTTGACATAG
- the THR4 gene encoding threonine synthase THR4 (Syntenic homolog of Saccharomyces cerevisiae YCR053W (THR4); The sequence of this gene comes from strain ATCC 10895.) translates to MSQVYRSTRSSSEDTKSFEEAVIQGLAEDGGLFLPAVIPRLREETLFEHWAHLSFQDLAMEIMKFYIADWEIPAPELRELIERSYSSFRSEEVTPLRKNVTGDDENLHILELFHGPTYAFKDVALQFVGNLFEYFLERKNRDVSEEERTHLTVVGATSGDTGSAAIYGLRGKQDVSVFILYPHGRISPIQEEQMTTVEDENVHTMAIEGSFDNCQDIVKSIFVDEEFNRKHNIAAVNSINWARILAQITYYFYSYFRATDGQPGRVKFIVPSGNFGDILAGFYAKQMGLPIEKLVIATNENDILDRFLREGVYERSEDVTATHSPAMDILVSSNFERLLWFFAREQLAQGDDQEAGSIVNRWFEQLREERRFDVPEHLLDAIRYHFDSERVDNYNTLASIRHIYEHAQNPERYVIDPHTAVGICAANRQIAHDQNNEIHYISLATAHPAKFADAVNEALSSYDDYNFDDVLPDRLRRLGDLEKRIKYVDNTDVDVIKSIIEEELINMGIYNP, encoded by the coding sequence ATGTCTCAAGTTTACCGCTCGACTCGCTCGTCGTCGGAGGACACTAAATCGTTCGAAGAGGCTGTGATCCAAGGCCTCGCCGAGGACGGCGGGCTGTTCTTGCCTGCTGTGATCCCCAGACTCAGGGAGGAGACGCTGTTCGAGCACTGGGCGCACCTGTCGTTCCAGGACTTGGCGATGGAGATCATGAAGTTCTACATTGCGGACTGGGAGATCCCTGCGCCAGAGCTGCGGGAGCTGATCGAGCGGTCGTACAGCTCGTTCCGGTCGGAGGAGGTGACGCCGCTGCGCAAGAACGTGACGGGCGACGACGAGAACCTGCACATTCTGGAGCTGTTCCACGGGCCCACCTACGCGTTCAAGGACGTGGCGCTGCAGTTCGTGGGTAACCTGTTCGAGTACTTCCTGGAGCGTAAGAACCGGGACGTGTCTGAGGAAGAGCGCACGCACCTGACTGTTGTGGGCGCCACGTCCGGGGACACCGGGTCTGCGGCGATCTACGGGCTTCGCGGCAAGCAGGACGTGTCTGTCTTCATCCTGTACCCTCATGGGCGCATCTCTCCGATCCAGGAAGAGCAGATGACCACTGTGGAGGACGAGAACGTGCACACTATGGCGATCGAGGGCTCCTTCGACAACTGCCAGGACATCGTGAAGTCTATCTTCGTGGACGAGGAGTTCAACCGGAAGCACAACATCGCTGCCGTCAACTCCATCAACTGGGCGCGCATCCTAGCCCAGATCACCTACTACTTCTACTCTTACTTCAGAGCGACCGACGGCCAGCCGGGGCGTGTGAAGTTCATCGTGCCATCTGGTAACTTCGGCGACATCCTAGCCGGCTTCTACGCCAAGCAGATGGGGCTTCCAATTGAGAAGCTGGTCATTGCCACCAACGAAAACGACATCCTCGACAGATTCTTGAGAGAGGGTGTGTACGAGAGATCCGAGGACGTCACAGCCACGCACTCTCCAGCCATGGATATCTTGGTCTCTTCCAACTTCGAGAGACTGCTATGGTTCTTTGCCCGCGAGCAGCTTGCTCAGGGTGACGACCAAGAGGCTGGTTCAATTGTCAACAGATGGTTTGAGCAGTTGAGAGAGGAGCGCCGCTTTGACGTGCCAGAGCACCTCCTAGACGCTATCAGATACCACTTCGACTCTGAGCGTGTTGACAACTACAACACTCTCGCCAGTATCAGACACATCTACGAGCACGCTCAGAACCCTGAGAGATACGTCATTGACCCACACACGGCTGTCGGTATCTGTGCGGCGAACAGACAGATCGCTCATGACCAAAACAACGAAATCCACTACATTTCGCTTGCCACTGCTCACCCAGCGAAGTTTGCGGACGCTGTGAACGAAGCTCTCTCCTCTTACGATGACTACAACTTCGATGACGTTCTTCCAGACCGTCTAAGACGTCTAGGTGACCTTGAGAAGAGAATTAAGTACGTGGACAACACCGACGTTGATGTTATCAAATCTATCATTGAGGAGGAACTGATTAACATGGGCATTTACAATCCATAG
- the RSC6 gene encoding Rsc6p (Syntenic homolog of Saccharomyces cerevisiae YNR023W (SNF12) and YCR052W (RSC6)) yields the protein MNRAAKPSHKPMQQTSPAPVTQPTDTYVQPFLKELIPELKSLESLRDAERRMDVYISRKKIDLHQSITQWTYQKQRDYSESQFLRVFISTIAENQPWQTNSDDLDQGTWTLRIEGRLVNDENVQVPTRPKFSTFLQSIALDFHGQDGRAEDGDGDQLMDDEGVPAVMPQRKYDIVEWHADPNTPVEFDGLDIKRQGTENVDCTITIQPKGYSGDQLQYSDALAFIIGVARGTVHEAIYSLYKYILLNELLVADPSGNAKSTQNDDKMVIKVDAMIAKLLPPAAEPRKYLKLTELPQVVNAHIKPIPPVRINYTIQVDKTSTYGELVFDIRVPRVPVKDPEPASAQNSLAQQGMLLLTEFNTVTSQLEPQLATLEKKTQLLSLQLSSTANKYQFFNKLADDPVPMLNDYIKATSNALKVLSGDDGFDEDTVRRSNFYQENEAVLFENLGVLLSNGRM from the coding sequence ATGAATCGAGCTGCCAAGCCGTCGCACAAACCCATGCAGCAGACGAGCCCTGCCCCTGTCACGCAGCCTACCGATACCTATGTGCAGCCGTTCCTCAAGGAGCTGATTCCCGAGCTGAAGAGCTTGGAGAGCCTACGTGACGCGGAGCGGCGCATGGACGTGTACATCAGCAGGAAAAAAATCGATCTGCACCAGTCGATTACGCAGTGGACGTACCAGAAGCAACGGGACTACTCCGAGTCGCAGTTCCTGCGTGTGTTCATCTCCACCATAGCGGAAAACCAGCCCTGGCAGACGAATAGCGACGATCTGGACCAGGGAACCTGGACGCTGCGCATCGAGGGCCGCCTGGTGAACGATGAGAACGTGCAGGTGCCCACGCGGCCGAAGTTCAGCACGTTTCTACAGAGCATTGCGCTGGACTTCCACGGCCAGGACGGGCGCGCCGAGGACGGCGACGGCGACCAGCTGATGGACGACGAGGGCGTGCCGGCCGTGATGCCGCAGAGAAAGTACGACATCGTGGAGTGGCACGCAGACCCCAACACGCCGGTCGAGTTCGACGGCCTCGACATCAAGCGCCAGGGCACGGAGAACGTCGACTGCACCATCACCATCCAGCCCAAAGGCTACTCCGGTGACCAGCTCCAGTACTCCGACGCGCTCGCGTTCATCATCGGCGTCGCGCGCGGCACCGTCCACGAGGCCATCTACTCGCTCTACAAGTACATCCTGCTCAACGAGCTCCTCGTCGCAGACCCCAGCGGCAACGCCAAGAGCACGCAGAACGACGACAAGATGGTCATCAAGGTCGACGCCATGATCGCTAAGCTcctgccgcccgccgcaGAGCCTCGCAAGTACCTCAAGCTCACCGAGCTGCCCCAGGTCGTCAACGCCCACATCAAGCCCATCCCCCCCGTGCGCATCAACTACACCATCCAGGTCGACAAGACCTCCACCTACGGCGAACTGGTCTTCGACATCCGCGTGCCACGTGTCCCGGTTAAGGATCCCGAACCGGCGTCCGCCCAAAACTCCCTTGCCCAACAGGGGATGCTGCTGCTCACAGAATTCAACACAGTCACCAGCCAGCTCGAGCCGCAGCTGGCAACCCTCGAAAAGAAGACCCAACTGCTCTCCCTGCAGCTCAGCTCCACAGCCAACAAGTACCAATTTTTCAATAAGCTTGCCGACGACCCGGTTCCTATGCTCAACGACTACATCAAAGCCACCTCCAACGCCCTCAAGGTCCTCAGTGGCGACGACGGCTTCGATGAGGACACCGTTAGAAGGTCCAACTTTTACCAAGAGAACGAGGCTGTTCTGTTTGAAAACTTGGGTGTCCTGCTCTCGAATGGCAGAATGTGA
- the MRPL50 gene encoding mitochondrial 54S ribosomal protein bL9m MRPL50 (Syntenic homolog of Saccharomyces cerevisiae YNR022C (MRPL50)), giving the protein MFRPTLRACSAYSKRNNKVRVQILQNFERFQLYRGEVVNVSPSLMRNYLHRNNGARYILWEKDIDQGLVQEAAATRQRMLSQRAAAEASEPDAEPVTIQKTAETGSPAAEPTEKEAPAEAPAKRSGLSPRPTVADVKIPGLEL; this is encoded by the coding sequence ATGTTCAGACCAACTTTGAGGGCGTGCTCAGCCTACTCCAAGAGAAACAATAAGGTGCGGGTGCAGATATTGCAGAATTTTGAGCGGTTCCAGCTGTATAGAGGAGAAGTGGTCAATGTCAGTCCCTCTCTGATGAGAAACTACTTGCACCGTAACAATGGCGCGCGGTACATCCTGTGGGAGAAAGATATCGACCAGGGACTCGTGCaggaggcggcggccaCGCGGCAGAGGATGCTGAGTCAGAGGGCCGCAGCAGAGGCGAGCGAGCCAGACGCGGAGCCCGTCACGATTCAGAAGACAGCGGAGACCGGGTCTCCCGCTGCCGAGCCGACGGAGAAGGAGGCGCCCGCCGAGGCACCGGCCAAGCGGTCGGGCCTGTCGCCGCGGCCGACCGTGGCGGATGTGAAGATACCGGGTCTGGAGCTGTGA